One window of Leifsonia sp. AK011 genomic DNA carries:
- a CDS encoding FAD-binding oxidoreductase: protein MSDFPTQFRGEVITPDSPDYDPARASLGAAAAPVGIVLPETPADVALAVRYAASRGILPAVRSGGHSGHNFVSSSPTLLIDLSRLVDIEVLENDLVRLGPGSVWGTVAETLGEHGLAVTSGDTSSVGVGGLILGGGVGWLVRLVGLTIDTLVEAEVVTAAGELVTASEHQNPDLFWALRGGGGNFGVVTSYTVRARRLPGVIGATISIDPAYVSAAMRTWRDVMREAPDELSATFLGLPAFGPEAPASVQIVACWAGKDLDTATAALAPLLSMPGVTAHTVAPATYASLLNEAPVPPVPLTVVDNASFTPNLTDELIDAVTALWADLGLAVFSARSLGGAFSRVPSDATAVAYRESEALLFSAILLPGDADQAQQQRIIDRWNELPGPRVGTFSSFISRTGPGVLAEIYPPATLERLRSVKAVWDPTNLFRLNQNVAPE from the coding sequence ATGAGCGATTTTCCCACCCAGTTCAGGGGTGAGGTCATCACCCCCGATTCGCCTGATTACGACCCGGCCCGCGCATCCCTGGGTGCAGCGGCCGCACCGGTCGGCATAGTGCTGCCCGAGACTCCTGCCGATGTGGCCCTGGCGGTGCGCTACGCGGCGAGCCGTGGCATCCTTCCCGCGGTCCGCAGCGGCGGACACAGCGGACACAATTTCGTCTCGTCGAGCCCGACACTGCTCATCGACCTGTCCCGGCTCGTCGACATCGAGGTCCTCGAGAATGACCTCGTTCGGCTCGGCCCGGGGTCCGTCTGGGGAACCGTGGCGGAGACTCTCGGAGAGCACGGACTGGCCGTGACCTCAGGCGATACGTCGTCCGTGGGTGTCGGCGGTCTCATCCTGGGCGGGGGAGTGGGGTGGCTCGTGCGCCTGGTGGGTCTTACGATCGACACCCTCGTCGAAGCAGAGGTGGTCACCGCGGCCGGCGAGCTGGTGACTGCAAGCGAGCACCAGAATCCCGACCTGTTCTGGGCTCTTCGCGGTGGCGGTGGCAACTTCGGAGTCGTCACCTCCTACACGGTTCGTGCACGGCGGCTCCCCGGTGTCATCGGCGCGACCATCTCGATCGACCCCGCGTACGTATCGGCCGCGATGAGAACGTGGCGTGACGTGATGCGCGAAGCTCCCGACGAGCTCAGCGCGACGTTCCTGGGGTTGCCGGCGTTCGGGCCGGAGGCCCCGGCATCCGTTCAGATCGTCGCCTGCTGGGCTGGCAAAGATCTCGACACTGCAACGGCAGCGCTCGCACCCCTTCTGTCGATGCCGGGCGTCACGGCGCACACGGTTGCCCCCGCCACCTATGCGAGCCTGCTCAACGAGGCCCCGGTTCCCCCCGTGCCGCTCACCGTCGTCGACAATGCCTCCTTCACGCCGAACCTCACCGACGAGCTCATCGACGCGGTCACCGCGCTCTGGGCCGACCTGGGGCTCGCGGTCTTCTCCGCGCGCAGCCTGGGGGGTGCCTTCTCGCGTGTTCCGTCGGATGCCACGGCCGTGGCGTATCGCGAGAGCGAGGCTCTCCTCTTCAGCGCCATCCTGCTCCCCGGCGATGCCGACCAGGCGCAACAGCAGCGGATCATCGACCGGTGGAATGAGTTGCCCGGCCCGCGAGTTGGCACCTTCAGCTCGTTCATCTCCCGCACGGGACCGGGCGTGCTCGCCGAGATCTATCCGCCTGCCACACTGGAGCGCCTGCGTTCGGTGAAAGCCGTGTGGGATCCGACAAACCTTTTCCGCCTCAACCAGAACGTTGCGCCCGAGTGA
- a CDS encoding HdeD family acid-resistance protein, translating to MTDPTSSSAPLDDPLEEAVEEVEQPLVQLSAGPWWLVLVRGILAIIFGILALIWPASAFLAIAIVFGAYALVDGITEIVHAVRIRNTTPRWGWLLFAGIVSVLAGLAALILPGLAGLLGGLFLLWTIVFYNITHGVMVIGSASGAVGKGRTWAIVAGVASILFGIALGILVWTVPGAAIFGLVFAIGIYAIAFGIMLAIAAIQARTHGKETVEAQFA from the coding sequence ATGACTGATCCCACGTCCTCATCCGCACCCCTCGACGACCCGCTGGAAGAAGCGGTCGAGGAGGTCGAACAGCCCCTCGTGCAGCTCAGCGCGGGCCCCTGGTGGCTCGTTCTGGTTCGCGGCATCCTCGCCATCATCTTCGGTATTCTCGCGCTCATCTGGCCGGCGTCCGCCTTCCTCGCGATCGCCATCGTCTTCGGTGCCTACGCCCTCGTCGACGGCATCACCGAGATCGTGCACGCCGTGCGCATCCGCAACACCACGCCGCGCTGGGGCTGGCTGCTGTTCGCGGGCATCGTGTCCGTGCTCGCCGGTCTCGCCGCGCTCATCCTGCCGGGCCTCGCGGGCCTGCTCGGTGGCCTGTTCCTGCTGTGGACGATCGTGTTCTACAACATCACCCACGGTGTCATGGTCATCGGCTCGGCCTCCGGCGCCGTCGGCAAGGGAAGGACCTGGGCCATCGTGGCCGGCGTCGCGAGCATCCTGTTCGGTATCGCTCTCGGCATCCTCGTCTGGACGGTGCCCGGTGCCGCGATCTTCGGACTCGTCTTCGCGATCGGCATCTACGCCATTGCCTTCGGCATCATGCTCGCGATCGCCGCCATCCAGGCGCGCACCCACGGCAAGGAGACCGTCGAGGCGCAGTTCGCGTAA
- a CDS encoding DUF5997 family protein, which produces MKPATAAKKLGIYLPATPQEFQDGTVTRAEYAELVSSPPEWLVDLRQNGPHPRAVVAQKLGISASGLARAGVRDVMTTTEIKSLLVEMPEWLSAERAVHAAVQEENARVKSERAAKEKLRQGGR; this is translated from the coding sequence ATGAAGCCCGCCACCGCGGCAAAGAAGCTGGGCATCTACCTGCCCGCCACGCCGCAGGAGTTCCAGGACGGCACGGTGACTCGCGCGGAATACGCCGAGCTTGTGTCGTCCCCGCCCGAGTGGCTAGTGGACCTTCGGCAGAACGGCCCCCACCCGCGAGCGGTGGTTGCGCAGAAGCTGGGGATCTCGGCATCCGGACTCGCCCGTGCCGGGGTTCGTGACGTCATGACGACGACGGAGATCAAGAGCCTCCTCGTGGAGATGCCCGAGTGGCTCTCCGCCGAGCGCGCCGTGCACGCCGCGGTGCAGGAGGAGAACGCTCGCGTCAAGAGCGAGCGTGCCGCCAAGGAGAAGCTCCGCCAGGGCGGACGGTAG
- a CDS encoding LysR family transcriptional regulator substrate-binding protein, which yields MTQPFVVAFVPGVTPGKWARVWAERMPRHPLTLTPLSQAGAVGALASRKVDAVFVRMPVPEEFAAIPLYEEQPVVVMEKEHLLSALDAVEPADLEGVHVIEGEWGAAVELAATGVGVAIMPQSVARALSRKDVVARPAVEQPTTRIALAWHPDAATELTEEFIGIVRGRTANSSRGSEKEEPAPAPKKTAPKQTQKPKARVKYPRQAKRSKRR from the coding sequence GTGACCCAGCCCTTCGTTGTTGCCTTCGTGCCGGGGGTCACGCCGGGTAAGTGGGCGCGGGTCTGGGCAGAACGGATGCCGCGGCATCCACTCACCCTGACCCCTCTGTCGCAGGCCGGGGCCGTCGGTGCGCTGGCCTCACGTAAGGTCGACGCGGTGTTCGTGAGGATGCCCGTGCCCGAGGAGTTCGCGGCGATCCCGCTCTATGAGGAGCAGCCGGTCGTCGTCATGGAGAAGGAACACCTGCTGTCGGCATTGGACGCCGTGGAGCCCGCCGACCTGGAGGGCGTGCACGTGATCGAGGGCGAGTGGGGCGCAGCCGTCGAACTCGCGGCCACCGGTGTCGGCGTGGCGATCATGCCGCAGTCGGTGGCCCGCGCGCTGTCGCGGAAGGACGTGGTGGCGAGGCCAGCCGTGGAGCAGCCGACGACGCGCATCGCGCTGGCGTGGCATCCCGACGCCGCGACGGAGCTCACGGAGGAGTTCATCGGCATCGTGCGCGGGCGCACGGCGAACAGTTCGCGCGGGTCGGAGAAGGAGGAGCCGGCACCCGCGCCGAAGAAGACGGCACCGAAGCAGACCCAGAAACCGAAGGCGCGCGTCAAGTACCCGCGCCAGGCGAAGCGGTCTAAGCGGCGCTGA
- a CDS encoding DUF1761 domain-containing protein has product MVPEINWLAVILATISSMIIGAIWYARPVFGRRWMRLAKIDESTMGSGVPQIILTIIVSFITALVLAGAAAIAQDFYGGNFLANTLITAVILWAGFTAARVITHDAFERRPAGLTILTIGHELVTVLVMALIIGLVGISAA; this is encoded by the coding sequence ATGGTTCCTGAGATCAACTGGCTCGCCGTCATCCTGGCCACCATCTCGAGCATGATCATCGGCGCGATCTGGTACGCACGCCCCGTCTTCGGAAGGCGGTGGATGCGCCTCGCGAAGATCGACGAGTCGACGATGGGCAGCGGGGTTCCGCAGATCATCCTCACGATCATCGTGAGCTTCATCACCGCACTCGTGCTCGCGGGCGCCGCCGCGATCGCACAGGACTTCTACGGCGGCAACTTCCTCGCCAACACCCTCATCACGGCGGTCATCCTCTGGGCAGGCTTCACGGCGGCGCGCGTCATCACGCACGATGCCTTCGAACGCCGCCCCGCGGGGCTCACCATCCTGACAATCGGCCACGAGCTCGTGACAGTCCTCGTCATGGCGCTCATCATCGGCCTCGTCGGAATCAGCGCCGCTTAG
- a CDS encoding DNA polymerase Y family protein yields MIAAASPERVIVLWCADWPVTAALDASDISPEAPIALIEKGIVLAASAAARHEGVRRGLRVREAQARCTDLVVVPYDAGRDARVFDPLVSAIEELTPGVTVLRPGICAVRVRGAARYYGGERPAALALVSRLVELGGGHVRAGVADGIFTAELAARRATKTVEIVPAGNASDFLGPLDIGVLEEGPVPDVTGIVTLLKRLGIHTLGQFAALDIGDVQTRFGPQGARLHALAAGKDSWPLVPRVVPDDIDAEVDFEPALELVDQVAFGMRQAAERFIDDLLARRLVCTAILVRLESDAGQAHERTWLHPRSFTPADVIDRVRWQASSAEFTAGITRVVVSPDAVDAVQHHETGLWGSGPDERIHHGLSRVQGLLGHEAVLVPALGGGRTLADRQHLVAWGDRPVGLRHRAAPWPGRLPAPLPATVFVPRHPVHVVDARGEPVSVAARGAVSAPPVRMTSGTRTLELTAWAGPWPVDERWWAPEQASRSWRFQAVDATGCGWLLVLDDSGWWAEARYD; encoded by the coding sequence ATGATCGCTGCAGCCTCCCCGGAACGGGTCATCGTGCTCTGGTGCGCGGATTGGCCCGTCACGGCGGCGCTCGACGCCTCTGACATCTCCCCGGAAGCGCCGATCGCCCTCATCGAGAAGGGCATTGTGCTCGCGGCATCCGCCGCTGCCCGCCACGAGGGCGTGCGCCGAGGACTTCGGGTGCGCGAGGCGCAGGCGCGTTGCACCGATCTCGTTGTTGTGCCCTATGACGCCGGTCGGGATGCCCGGGTCTTCGATCCGCTCGTCTCCGCTATCGAGGAGCTCACGCCAGGGGTGACTGTTCTGCGACCCGGTATCTGTGCCGTGAGGGTACGCGGTGCCGCCCGCTACTACGGAGGTGAGCGGCCAGCAGCGCTCGCCCTCGTTTCCCGGCTCGTCGAGCTCGGCGGGGGCCACGTGCGTGCAGGTGTGGCCGACGGCATCTTCACCGCCGAGCTTGCGGCGCGGCGAGCAACGAAGACCGTGGAGATCGTGCCGGCGGGTAACGCCAGCGACTTTCTCGGTCCCCTCGACATCGGAGTGCTGGAGGAGGGGCCGGTTCCGGACGTGACCGGCATCGTCACGTTGCTGAAGAGGCTGGGCATCCACACTCTCGGCCAGTTTGCGGCCCTCGACATCGGTGATGTGCAGACGCGTTTCGGCCCGCAGGGTGCCAGGCTCCACGCACTGGCAGCGGGTAAGGACAGCTGGCCGCTCGTGCCCCGTGTCGTGCCTGACGACATCGATGCCGAGGTCGATTTCGAGCCGGCACTCGAGCTTGTCGACCAGGTCGCGTTCGGGATGCGCCAGGCCGCCGAACGGTTCATCGACGATCTGCTCGCCCGCAGGCTGGTGTGCACCGCGATTCTCGTGCGCCTGGAGTCGGATGCCGGGCAGGCGCATGAGCGCACCTGGCTGCATCCGCGTTCCTTCACCCCGGCCGACGTCATCGACCGGGTGCGCTGGCAGGCGTCCTCGGCCGAGTTCACCGCTGGTATCACCCGCGTCGTCGTCTCACCGGACGCCGTGGATGCCGTTCAGCACCACGAGACGGGGCTCTGGGGTTCCGGCCCCGACGAGCGCATCCACCACGGCCTCTCCCGCGTCCAGGGCCTCCTCGGGCACGAGGCGGTGCTCGTGCCCGCCCTGGGTGGTGGCCGCACGCTCGCCGATCGCCAGCACCTCGTTGCCTGGGGTGATCGCCCGGTCGGGCTCCGTCACAGGGCAGCGCCGTGGCCGGGCCGGTTGCCAGCACCCTTACCTGCAACCGTGTTCGTGCCGCGGCATCCCGTGCACGTCGTCGACGCCCGAGGCGAGCCCGTGTCGGTGGCGGCACGCGGAGCAGTCTCGGCACCACCGGTTCGCATGACCTCGGGCACCCGCACCCTCGAACTCACCGCGTGGGCTGGCCCCTGGCCGGTGGATGAGCGCTGGTGGGCACCGGAGCAGGCGAGCCGTTCCTGGCGCTTCCAGGCGGTGGATGCCACGGGCTGCGGCTGGCTCCTCGTGCTCGACGACAGCGGCTGGTGGGCCGAGGCGCGCTATGACTAG